In Mastacembelus armatus chromosome 22, fMasArm1.2, whole genome shotgun sequence, a genomic segment contains:
- the ttc7b gene encoding tetratricopeptide repeat protein 7B isoform X2, with translation MTARKSGSRLETEIERCRSEAQWDKIPELVRQLSAKLISNDDLGELLLGECKLQSYLKENPIKQGASPRGPRPKLVEVRKHLTAALDRGNLKADYLQEASLLMAKLCYVEGEYRDALGHYSKVNLDDMQLVGAPVYRLSMIAEAYATKGLCLEKVPAASPSLSNKNSGSPSSNRSTTEREQEIITCYEKSGDIALLYLQEAEKALSAGIQNRSPKPGPATQDQELGFFLETGLQRAHVIHFKNGNLTQGVGRFREILRAVETRTTQNLRMTIARQLAEILLRGMCEQSYWSPLEDPPTVSPLDDPTRQGHTHSKNYSLSRRPRVYSGENLFCPQENTEEALLLLLISESMANRDAVLSRIPEHNNDRIISLQSASVVYDLLTIALGRRGQYEMLSECLERAMKFAFEEFHLWYQLALSLMAAGKSARAVKVLKECIRLKPSDPTIPLLAVKLCIGPLHWLDEGECFGKMVIDMGEKAAEFRAKGYLAIGLVYSLKATDASLRSTQEDYQRKALGAFQRAQSLSPTDHLAAFYLALQLAVSRQIPEALGYVRQALQLQGDDVHSLHLLALLLSAQKHYHDALNIIEMALSEYPENFNLLYTKVKLESMCRGPEEALLTCKHMLQIWKSFYNLTNPSDSGRGSSLLDRAIADRRQLNAMTLPDFSDPETVSGSSSSHSGSEPVSPTSPSTISTLSSPLSSPSSPVFILQPPPRALPKNPSFLPPHHSHPPAPAPPLLPAPTKTRTHSFCNHVTLSQLHSNCSVHATSIAASRVEQALSEVASSLQSSAPKHGPMHPWLTLAQIWLHAAEVYISMSKPAEASACTQEAANLFPTSHNVLYMRGQIAELRGNIDEAKRWYEEALSINPTHVKTMQRLGLILHQLQRYSLSEKVLRDAVQVNSTAHDVWNSLGEVLQAQGNAAAATECFLTALELEASSPILPFTIIPRAL, from the exons ATGACAGCGAGGAAGTCTGGGTCACGGCTGGAGACGGAGATAGAGCGGTGCCGCTCGGAGGCCCAGTGGGACAAGATCCCGGAGTTAGTGCGGCAGCTGTCAGCCAAGCTCATTTCCAACG aTGACCTAGGGGAGCTGTTGCTAGGAGAATGCAAGCTTCAGTCGTACTTAAAAGAGAATCCCATCAAACAGGGAGCCAGTCCCAGGGGCCCACGACCTAAACTGGTAGAGGTCAGGAAACACCTCACTGCTGCTCTGGACAGAGGGAACCTCAAG GCCGATTACCTCCAAGAAGCCAGTCTACTGATGGCAAAACTGTGCTATGTGGAGGGCGAATACAGAGATGCTTTAG GTCACTATAGCAAGGTGAACTTGGATGATATGCAACTGGTTGGAGCTCCTGTGTATAGACTGTCTATGATAGCAGAGGCTTATGCTACTAAAG GATTGTGTCTAGAGAAGGTCCCAGCTGCCTCACCCTCTCTGTCCAATAAGAACAGTGGTTCTCCATCATCTAATAGAAGCACAACAGAGCGGGAGCAAGAAATCATCACTTGCTATGAGAAGTCTGGAGACATTGCTCTGCTCTACCTGCAGGAGGCTGAGAag gcgTTGTCAGCAGGGATTCAGAACCGCAGCCCAAAGCCTGGCCCAGCAACCCAGGACCAGGAGCTGGGCTTCTTCCTGGAGACAGGCCTGCAGAGAGCCCACGTCATCCATTTCAAGAATGG CAACCTGACACAAGGTGTGGGTCGATTCCGGGAGATTCTTCGGGCTGTTGAGACCAGAACCACCCAGAACTTGCGCATG actaTAGCCAGACAGCTTGCAGAGATCTTGCTCAGAGGAATGTGTGAACAAAGTTACTGGTCTCCTCTGGAAGACCCCCCCACAGTGTCACCATTGGACGATCCCACACGGCAAGGACACACTCACAGCAAGAACTACAGCTTAAGCCGACGCCCACGAGTGTACTCAGGAGAAAA TCTGTTTTGCCCTCAGGAGAACACAGAAGAagctttgctgctgctgcttatcAGTGAGTCCATG gctAACCGTGATGCTGTCCTGAGCAGAATTCCTGAACACAATAATGATCGCATCATCAGCCTACAGTCTGCCTCTGTAGTGTACGACCTGCTGACTATAGCTCTGGGCAGGAGGGGGCAGTAcgagatgctgtcagag TGCTTGGAGAGGGCCATGAAGTTTGCCTTTGAGGAGTTTCATTTATGGTACCAGCTCGCCTTGTCACTGATGGCAGCTGGCAAATCAGCTCGTGCTGTTAAGGTCCTTAAGGAGTGTATTCGTCTGAAGCCTAGTGACCCCACCATCCCACTGCTGGCTGTTAAACTGTGTATTGGGCCCCTGCACTGG TTGGATGAGGGGGAGTGCTTTGGAAAGATGGTGATTGACATGGGGGAGAAAGCAGCAGAGTTTAGAGCTAAAGGCTACTTGGCCATTGGTCTGGTTTACAGCCTCAAAGCCACTGATG CATCTTTGCGAAGCACACAGGAGGACTATCAAAGAAAAGCTTTGGGAGCCTTCCAGAG ggCTCAGAGTCTGTCTCCTACTGACCATCTAGCAGCTTTCTACTTGGCACTGCAGCTTGCTGTGTCCAGACAG atcCCTGAGGCACTGGGCTATGTTCGACAGGCGTTGCAGCTTCAAGGCGATGATGTTCACTCCCTTCATCTGCTGgccctgctgctctctgctcagAAACACTACCACGATGCTCTCAATATTATAGAGATGGCTCTGTCTGAGTACCCTGAGAACTTCAA TCTGCTGTATACCAAGGTGAAGCTGGAGTCGATGTGTAGAGGACCAGAGGAAGCTTTGCTCACCTGTAAACACATGCTACAGATCTGGAAGAGCTTTTACAACCTTACCAACcccag TGATTCGGGGCGTGGCAGCAGCCTGTTGGATAGAGCCATTGCAGATAGACGACAACTCAATGCCATGACCCTGCCTGACTTTAGCGACCCTGAGACTG tCTCAGGTTCTTCCTCTTCTCACTCTGGTTCTGAGCCGGTCTCTCCCACCTCCCCATCTACTATTTCTACCCTCTCATCCCCGCTGTCCTCCCCTTCTTCCCCTGTCTTTATCCTCCAGCCTCCTCCTCGTGCACTACCCAAAAACCCATCCTTCCTCCCTCCCCACCATTCTCATCcccctgctcctgctcctcctctacTTCCTGCGCCCACCAAGACCAGGACTCACTCCTTTTGCAACCACGTCACTCTCAGCCAGCTCCACTCCAACT GTTCAGTGCACGCTACGTCAATAGCAGCCAGCCGTGTAGAGCAGGCACTGTCTGAGGTTGCATCCTCCCTGCAAAGCAGCGCGCCCAAACATGGCCCCATGCACCCCTGGTTGACCCTGGCTCAGATCTGGCTGCATGCAg CTGAGGTGTACATCAGCATGTCAAAACCTGCAGAGGCCTCAGCCTGCACACAGGAAGCAGCCAACCTCTTCCCTACATCCCATAACGTGCTGTACATGAGGGGGCAGATCGCCGAGCTGAGGGGTAACATAGATGAAGCTAAGCGCTGGTATGAGGAGGCCCTTTCCATTAACCCAACTCATGTCAAGACCATGCAGAGACTG GGTCTGATTCTCCACCAGCTGCAGCGCTACAGTTTGTCTGAAAAAGTCCTGAGGGATGCTGTGCAGGTCAAcag taCGGCTCACGATGTGTGGAACAGTCTGGGCGAGGTGTTGCAAGCTCAGGGAAATGCGGCAGCTGCCACTGAGTGTTTCCTCACCGCACTGGAGCTGGAGGCCAGCAGCCCCATCCTGCCCTTCACCATCATACCCAGAGCACTATGA
- the ttc7b gene encoding tetratricopeptide repeat protein 7B isoform X1: MTARKSGSRLETEIERCRSEAQWDKIPELVRQLSAKLISNDDLGELLLGECKLQSYLKENPIKQGASPRGPRPKLVEVRKHLTAALDRGNLKADYLQEASLLMAKLCYVEGEYRDALGHYSKVNLDDMQLVGAPVYRLSMIAEAYATKGLCLEKVPAASPSLSNKNSGSPSSNRSTTEREQEIITCYEKSGDIALLYLQEAEKALSAGIQNRSPKPGPATQDQELGFFLETGLQRAHVIHFKNGNLTQGVGRFREILRAVETRTTQNLRMTIARQLAEILLRGMCEQSYWSPLEDPPTVSPLDDPTRQGHTHSKNYSLSRRPRVYSGENLFCPQENTEEALLLLLISESMANRDAVLSRIPEHNNDRIISLQSASVVYDLLTIALGRRGQYEMLSECLERAMKFAFEEFHLWYQLALSLMAAGKSARAVKVLKECIRLKPSDPTIPLLAVKLCIGPLHWLDEGECFGKMVIDMGEKAAEFRAKGYLAIGLVYSLKATDASLRSTQEDYQRKALGAFQRAQSLSPTDHLAAFYLALQLAVSRQIPEALGYVRQALQLQGDDVHSLHLLALLLSAQKHYHDALNIIEMALSEYPENFNLLYTKVKLESMCRGPEEALLTCKHMLQIWKSFYNLTNPSDSGRGSSLLDRAIADRRQLNAMTLPDFSDPETVSGSSSSHSGSEPVSPTSPSTISTLSSPLSSPSSPVFILQPPPRALPKNPSFLPPHHSHPPAPAPPLLPAPTKTRTHSFCNHVTLSQLHSNCGLQDANTLGFSSMFSVCSVHATSIAASRVEQALSEVASSLQSSAPKHGPMHPWLTLAQIWLHAAEVYISMSKPAEASACTQEAANLFPTSHNVLYMRGQIAELRGNIDEAKRWYEEALSINPTHVKTMQRLGLILHQLQRYSLSEKVLRDAVQVNSTAHDVWNSLGEVLQAQGNAAAATECFLTALELEASSPILPFTIIPRAL; this comes from the exons ATGACAGCGAGGAAGTCTGGGTCACGGCTGGAGACGGAGATAGAGCGGTGCCGCTCGGAGGCCCAGTGGGACAAGATCCCGGAGTTAGTGCGGCAGCTGTCAGCCAAGCTCATTTCCAACG aTGACCTAGGGGAGCTGTTGCTAGGAGAATGCAAGCTTCAGTCGTACTTAAAAGAGAATCCCATCAAACAGGGAGCCAGTCCCAGGGGCCCACGACCTAAACTGGTAGAGGTCAGGAAACACCTCACTGCTGCTCTGGACAGAGGGAACCTCAAG GCCGATTACCTCCAAGAAGCCAGTCTACTGATGGCAAAACTGTGCTATGTGGAGGGCGAATACAGAGATGCTTTAG GTCACTATAGCAAGGTGAACTTGGATGATATGCAACTGGTTGGAGCTCCTGTGTATAGACTGTCTATGATAGCAGAGGCTTATGCTACTAAAG GATTGTGTCTAGAGAAGGTCCCAGCTGCCTCACCCTCTCTGTCCAATAAGAACAGTGGTTCTCCATCATCTAATAGAAGCACAACAGAGCGGGAGCAAGAAATCATCACTTGCTATGAGAAGTCTGGAGACATTGCTCTGCTCTACCTGCAGGAGGCTGAGAag gcgTTGTCAGCAGGGATTCAGAACCGCAGCCCAAAGCCTGGCCCAGCAACCCAGGACCAGGAGCTGGGCTTCTTCCTGGAGACAGGCCTGCAGAGAGCCCACGTCATCCATTTCAAGAATGG CAACCTGACACAAGGTGTGGGTCGATTCCGGGAGATTCTTCGGGCTGTTGAGACCAGAACCACCCAGAACTTGCGCATG actaTAGCCAGACAGCTTGCAGAGATCTTGCTCAGAGGAATGTGTGAACAAAGTTACTGGTCTCCTCTGGAAGACCCCCCCACAGTGTCACCATTGGACGATCCCACACGGCAAGGACACACTCACAGCAAGAACTACAGCTTAAGCCGACGCCCACGAGTGTACTCAGGAGAAAA TCTGTTTTGCCCTCAGGAGAACACAGAAGAagctttgctgctgctgcttatcAGTGAGTCCATG gctAACCGTGATGCTGTCCTGAGCAGAATTCCTGAACACAATAATGATCGCATCATCAGCCTACAGTCTGCCTCTGTAGTGTACGACCTGCTGACTATAGCTCTGGGCAGGAGGGGGCAGTAcgagatgctgtcagag TGCTTGGAGAGGGCCATGAAGTTTGCCTTTGAGGAGTTTCATTTATGGTACCAGCTCGCCTTGTCACTGATGGCAGCTGGCAAATCAGCTCGTGCTGTTAAGGTCCTTAAGGAGTGTATTCGTCTGAAGCCTAGTGACCCCACCATCCCACTGCTGGCTGTTAAACTGTGTATTGGGCCCCTGCACTGG TTGGATGAGGGGGAGTGCTTTGGAAAGATGGTGATTGACATGGGGGAGAAAGCAGCAGAGTTTAGAGCTAAAGGCTACTTGGCCATTGGTCTGGTTTACAGCCTCAAAGCCACTGATG CATCTTTGCGAAGCACACAGGAGGACTATCAAAGAAAAGCTTTGGGAGCCTTCCAGAG ggCTCAGAGTCTGTCTCCTACTGACCATCTAGCAGCTTTCTACTTGGCACTGCAGCTTGCTGTGTCCAGACAG atcCCTGAGGCACTGGGCTATGTTCGACAGGCGTTGCAGCTTCAAGGCGATGATGTTCACTCCCTTCATCTGCTGgccctgctgctctctgctcagAAACACTACCACGATGCTCTCAATATTATAGAGATGGCTCTGTCTGAGTACCCTGAGAACTTCAA TCTGCTGTATACCAAGGTGAAGCTGGAGTCGATGTGTAGAGGACCAGAGGAAGCTTTGCTCACCTGTAAACACATGCTACAGATCTGGAAGAGCTTTTACAACCTTACCAACcccag TGATTCGGGGCGTGGCAGCAGCCTGTTGGATAGAGCCATTGCAGATAGACGACAACTCAATGCCATGACCCTGCCTGACTTTAGCGACCCTGAGACTG tCTCAGGTTCTTCCTCTTCTCACTCTGGTTCTGAGCCGGTCTCTCCCACCTCCCCATCTACTATTTCTACCCTCTCATCCCCGCTGTCCTCCCCTTCTTCCCCTGTCTTTATCCTCCAGCCTCCTCCTCGTGCACTACCCAAAAACCCATCCTTCCTCCCTCCCCACCATTCTCATCcccctgctcctgctcctcctctacTTCCTGCGCCCACCAAGACCAGGACTCACTCCTTTTGCAACCACGTCACTCTCAGCCAGCTCCACTCCAACT GCGGCCTTCAGGACGCTAACACTCTTGGTTTTTCctccatgttttctgttt GTTCAGTGCACGCTACGTCAATAGCAGCCAGCCGTGTAGAGCAGGCACTGTCTGAGGTTGCATCCTCCCTGCAAAGCAGCGCGCCCAAACATGGCCCCATGCACCCCTGGTTGACCCTGGCTCAGATCTGGCTGCATGCAg CTGAGGTGTACATCAGCATGTCAAAACCTGCAGAGGCCTCAGCCTGCACACAGGAAGCAGCCAACCTCTTCCCTACATCCCATAACGTGCTGTACATGAGGGGGCAGATCGCCGAGCTGAGGGGTAACATAGATGAAGCTAAGCGCTGGTATGAGGAGGCCCTTTCCATTAACCCAACTCATGTCAAGACCATGCAGAGACTG GGTCTGATTCTCCACCAGCTGCAGCGCTACAGTTTGTCTGAAAAAGTCCTGAGGGATGCTGTGCAGGTCAAcag taCGGCTCACGATGTGTGGAACAGTCTGGGCGAGGTGTTGCAAGCTCAGGGAAATGCGGCAGCTGCCACTGAGTGTTTCCTCACCGCACTGGAGCTGGAGGCCAGCAGCCCCATCCTGCCCTTCACCATCATACCCAGAGCACTATGA
- the ttc7b gene encoding tetratricopeptide repeat protein 7B isoform X3 has protein sequence MTARKSGSRLETEIERCRSEAQWDKIPELVRQLSAKLISNDDLGELLLGECKLQSYLKENPIKQGASPRGPRPKLVEVRKHLTAALDRGNLKADYLQEASLLMAKLCYVEGEYRDALGHYSKVNLDDMQLVGAPVYRLSMIAEAYATKGLCLEKVPAASPSLSNKNSGSPSSNRSTTEREQEIITCYEKSGDIALLYLQEAEKALSAGIQNRSPKPGPATQDQELGFFLETGLQRAHVIHFKNGNLTQGVGRFREILRAVETRTTQNLRMTIARQLAEILLRGMCEQSYWSPLEDPPTVSPLDDPTRQGHTHSKNYSLSRRPRVYSGENLFCPQENTEEALLLLLISESMANRDAVLSRIPEHNNDRIISLQSASVVYDLLTIALGRRGQYEMLSECLERAMKFAFEEFHLWYQLALSLMAAGKSARAVKVLKECIRLKPSDPTIPLLAVKLCIGPLHWLDEGECFGKMVIDMGEKAAEFRAKGYLAIGLVYSLKATDASLRSTQEDYQRKALGAFQRAQSLSPTDHLAAFYLALQLAVSRQIPEALGYVRQALQLQGDDVHSLHLLALLLSAQKHYHDALNIIEMALSEYPENFNLLYTKVKLESMCRGPEEALLTCKHMLQIWKSFYNLTNPSDSGRGSSLLDRAIADRRQLNAMTLPDFSDPETGGLQDANTLGFSSMFSVCSVHATSIAASRVEQALSEVASSLQSSAPKHGPMHPWLTLAQIWLHAAEVYISMSKPAEASACTQEAANLFPTSHNVLYMRGQIAELRGNIDEAKRWYEEALSINPTHVKTMQRLGLILHQLQRYSLSEKVLRDAVQVNSTAHDVWNSLGEVLQAQGNAAAATECFLTALELEASSPILPFTIIPRAL, from the exons ATGACAGCGAGGAAGTCTGGGTCACGGCTGGAGACGGAGATAGAGCGGTGCCGCTCGGAGGCCCAGTGGGACAAGATCCCGGAGTTAGTGCGGCAGCTGTCAGCCAAGCTCATTTCCAACG aTGACCTAGGGGAGCTGTTGCTAGGAGAATGCAAGCTTCAGTCGTACTTAAAAGAGAATCCCATCAAACAGGGAGCCAGTCCCAGGGGCCCACGACCTAAACTGGTAGAGGTCAGGAAACACCTCACTGCTGCTCTGGACAGAGGGAACCTCAAG GCCGATTACCTCCAAGAAGCCAGTCTACTGATGGCAAAACTGTGCTATGTGGAGGGCGAATACAGAGATGCTTTAG GTCACTATAGCAAGGTGAACTTGGATGATATGCAACTGGTTGGAGCTCCTGTGTATAGACTGTCTATGATAGCAGAGGCTTATGCTACTAAAG GATTGTGTCTAGAGAAGGTCCCAGCTGCCTCACCCTCTCTGTCCAATAAGAACAGTGGTTCTCCATCATCTAATAGAAGCACAACAGAGCGGGAGCAAGAAATCATCACTTGCTATGAGAAGTCTGGAGACATTGCTCTGCTCTACCTGCAGGAGGCTGAGAag gcgTTGTCAGCAGGGATTCAGAACCGCAGCCCAAAGCCTGGCCCAGCAACCCAGGACCAGGAGCTGGGCTTCTTCCTGGAGACAGGCCTGCAGAGAGCCCACGTCATCCATTTCAAGAATGG CAACCTGACACAAGGTGTGGGTCGATTCCGGGAGATTCTTCGGGCTGTTGAGACCAGAACCACCCAGAACTTGCGCATG actaTAGCCAGACAGCTTGCAGAGATCTTGCTCAGAGGAATGTGTGAACAAAGTTACTGGTCTCCTCTGGAAGACCCCCCCACAGTGTCACCATTGGACGATCCCACACGGCAAGGACACACTCACAGCAAGAACTACAGCTTAAGCCGACGCCCACGAGTGTACTCAGGAGAAAA TCTGTTTTGCCCTCAGGAGAACACAGAAGAagctttgctgctgctgcttatcAGTGAGTCCATG gctAACCGTGATGCTGTCCTGAGCAGAATTCCTGAACACAATAATGATCGCATCATCAGCCTACAGTCTGCCTCTGTAGTGTACGACCTGCTGACTATAGCTCTGGGCAGGAGGGGGCAGTAcgagatgctgtcagag TGCTTGGAGAGGGCCATGAAGTTTGCCTTTGAGGAGTTTCATTTATGGTACCAGCTCGCCTTGTCACTGATGGCAGCTGGCAAATCAGCTCGTGCTGTTAAGGTCCTTAAGGAGTGTATTCGTCTGAAGCCTAGTGACCCCACCATCCCACTGCTGGCTGTTAAACTGTGTATTGGGCCCCTGCACTGG TTGGATGAGGGGGAGTGCTTTGGAAAGATGGTGATTGACATGGGGGAGAAAGCAGCAGAGTTTAGAGCTAAAGGCTACTTGGCCATTGGTCTGGTTTACAGCCTCAAAGCCACTGATG CATCTTTGCGAAGCACACAGGAGGACTATCAAAGAAAAGCTTTGGGAGCCTTCCAGAG ggCTCAGAGTCTGTCTCCTACTGACCATCTAGCAGCTTTCTACTTGGCACTGCAGCTTGCTGTGTCCAGACAG atcCCTGAGGCACTGGGCTATGTTCGACAGGCGTTGCAGCTTCAAGGCGATGATGTTCACTCCCTTCATCTGCTGgccctgctgctctctgctcagAAACACTACCACGATGCTCTCAATATTATAGAGATGGCTCTGTCTGAGTACCCTGAGAACTTCAA TCTGCTGTATACCAAGGTGAAGCTGGAGTCGATGTGTAGAGGACCAGAGGAAGCTTTGCTCACCTGTAAACACATGCTACAGATCTGGAAGAGCTTTTACAACCTTACCAACcccag TGATTCGGGGCGTGGCAGCAGCCTGTTGGATAGAGCCATTGCAGATAGACGACAACTCAATGCCATGACCCTGCCTGACTTTAGCGACCCTGAGACTG GCGGCCTTCAGGACGCTAACACTCTTGGTTTTTCctccatgttttctgttt GTTCAGTGCACGCTACGTCAATAGCAGCCAGCCGTGTAGAGCAGGCACTGTCTGAGGTTGCATCCTCCCTGCAAAGCAGCGCGCCCAAACATGGCCCCATGCACCCCTGGTTGACCCTGGCTCAGATCTGGCTGCATGCAg CTGAGGTGTACATCAGCATGTCAAAACCTGCAGAGGCCTCAGCCTGCACACAGGAAGCAGCCAACCTCTTCCCTACATCCCATAACGTGCTGTACATGAGGGGGCAGATCGCCGAGCTGAGGGGTAACATAGATGAAGCTAAGCGCTGGTATGAGGAGGCCCTTTCCATTAACCCAACTCATGTCAAGACCATGCAGAGACTG GGTCTGATTCTCCACCAGCTGCAGCGCTACAGTTTGTCTGAAAAAGTCCTGAGGGATGCTGTGCAGGTCAAcag taCGGCTCACGATGTGTGGAACAGTCTGGGCGAGGTGTTGCAAGCTCAGGGAAATGCGGCAGCTGCCACTGAGTGTTTCCTCACCGCACTGGAGCTGGAGGCCAGCAGCCCCATCCTGCCCTTCACCATCATACCCAGAGCACTATGA
- the ttc7b gene encoding tetratricopeptide repeat protein 7B isoform X4, whose translation MTARKSGSRLETEIERCRSEAQWDKIPELVRQLSAKLISNDDLGELLLGECKLQSYLKENPIKQGASPRGPRPKLVEVRKHLTAALDRGNLKADYLQEASLLMAKLCYVEGEYRDALGHYSKVNLDDMQLVGAPVYRLSMIAEAYATKGLCLEKVPAASPSLSNKNSGSPSSNRSTTEREQEIITCYEKSGDIALLYLQEAEKALSAGIQNRSPKPGPATQDQELGFFLETGLQRAHVIHFKNGNLTQGVGRFREILRAVETRTTQNLRMTIARQLAEILLRGMCEQSYWSPLEDPPTVSPLDDPTRQGHTHSKNYSLSRRPRVYSGENLFCPQENTEEALLLLLISESMANRDAVLSRIPEHNNDRIISLQSASVVYDLLTIALGRRGQYEMLSECLERAMKFAFEEFHLWYQLALSLMAAGKSARAVKVLKECIRLKPSDPTIPLLAVKLCIGPLHWLDEGECFGKMVIDMGEKAAEFRAKGYLAIGLVYSLKATDASLRSTQEDYQRKALGAFQRAQSLSPTDHLAAFYLALQLAVSRQIPEALGYVRQALQLQGDDVHSLHLLALLLSAQKHYHDALNIIEMALSEYPENFNLLYTKVKLESMCRGPEEALLTCKHMLQIWKSFYNLTNPSDSGRGSSLLDRAIADRRQLNAMTLPDFSDPETGSVHATSIAASRVEQALSEVASSLQSSAPKHGPMHPWLTLAQIWLHAAEVYISMSKPAEASACTQEAANLFPTSHNVLYMRGQIAELRGNIDEAKRWYEEALSINPTHVKTMQRLGLILHQLQRYSLSEKVLRDAVQVNSTAHDVWNSLGEVLQAQGNAAAATECFLTALELEASSPILPFTIIPRAL comes from the exons ATGACAGCGAGGAAGTCTGGGTCACGGCTGGAGACGGAGATAGAGCGGTGCCGCTCGGAGGCCCAGTGGGACAAGATCCCGGAGTTAGTGCGGCAGCTGTCAGCCAAGCTCATTTCCAACG aTGACCTAGGGGAGCTGTTGCTAGGAGAATGCAAGCTTCAGTCGTACTTAAAAGAGAATCCCATCAAACAGGGAGCCAGTCCCAGGGGCCCACGACCTAAACTGGTAGAGGTCAGGAAACACCTCACTGCTGCTCTGGACAGAGGGAACCTCAAG GCCGATTACCTCCAAGAAGCCAGTCTACTGATGGCAAAACTGTGCTATGTGGAGGGCGAATACAGAGATGCTTTAG GTCACTATAGCAAGGTGAACTTGGATGATATGCAACTGGTTGGAGCTCCTGTGTATAGACTGTCTATGATAGCAGAGGCTTATGCTACTAAAG GATTGTGTCTAGAGAAGGTCCCAGCTGCCTCACCCTCTCTGTCCAATAAGAACAGTGGTTCTCCATCATCTAATAGAAGCACAACAGAGCGGGAGCAAGAAATCATCACTTGCTATGAGAAGTCTGGAGACATTGCTCTGCTCTACCTGCAGGAGGCTGAGAag gcgTTGTCAGCAGGGATTCAGAACCGCAGCCCAAAGCCTGGCCCAGCAACCCAGGACCAGGAGCTGGGCTTCTTCCTGGAGACAGGCCTGCAGAGAGCCCACGTCATCCATTTCAAGAATGG CAACCTGACACAAGGTGTGGGTCGATTCCGGGAGATTCTTCGGGCTGTTGAGACCAGAACCACCCAGAACTTGCGCATG actaTAGCCAGACAGCTTGCAGAGATCTTGCTCAGAGGAATGTGTGAACAAAGTTACTGGTCTCCTCTGGAAGACCCCCCCACAGTGTCACCATTGGACGATCCCACACGGCAAGGACACACTCACAGCAAGAACTACAGCTTAAGCCGACGCCCACGAGTGTACTCAGGAGAAAA TCTGTTTTGCCCTCAGGAGAACACAGAAGAagctttgctgctgctgcttatcAGTGAGTCCATG gctAACCGTGATGCTGTCCTGAGCAGAATTCCTGAACACAATAATGATCGCATCATCAGCCTACAGTCTGCCTCTGTAGTGTACGACCTGCTGACTATAGCTCTGGGCAGGAGGGGGCAGTAcgagatgctgtcagag TGCTTGGAGAGGGCCATGAAGTTTGCCTTTGAGGAGTTTCATTTATGGTACCAGCTCGCCTTGTCACTGATGGCAGCTGGCAAATCAGCTCGTGCTGTTAAGGTCCTTAAGGAGTGTATTCGTCTGAAGCCTAGTGACCCCACCATCCCACTGCTGGCTGTTAAACTGTGTATTGGGCCCCTGCACTGG TTGGATGAGGGGGAGTGCTTTGGAAAGATGGTGATTGACATGGGGGAGAAAGCAGCAGAGTTTAGAGCTAAAGGCTACTTGGCCATTGGTCTGGTTTACAGCCTCAAAGCCACTGATG CATCTTTGCGAAGCACACAGGAGGACTATCAAAGAAAAGCTTTGGGAGCCTTCCAGAG ggCTCAGAGTCTGTCTCCTACTGACCATCTAGCAGCTTTCTACTTGGCACTGCAGCTTGCTGTGTCCAGACAG atcCCTGAGGCACTGGGCTATGTTCGACAGGCGTTGCAGCTTCAAGGCGATGATGTTCACTCCCTTCATCTGCTGgccctgctgctctctgctcagAAACACTACCACGATGCTCTCAATATTATAGAGATGGCTCTGTCTGAGTACCCTGAGAACTTCAA TCTGCTGTATACCAAGGTGAAGCTGGAGTCGATGTGTAGAGGACCAGAGGAAGCTTTGCTCACCTGTAAACACATGCTACAGATCTGGAAGAGCTTTTACAACCTTACCAACcccag TGATTCGGGGCGTGGCAGCAGCCTGTTGGATAGAGCCATTGCAGATAGACGACAACTCAATGCCATGACCCTGCCTGACTTTAGCGACCCTGAGACTG GTTCAGTGCACGCTACGTCAATAGCAGCCAGCCGTGTAGAGCAGGCACTGTCTGAGGTTGCATCCTCCCTGCAAAGCAGCGCGCCCAAACATGGCCCCATGCACCCCTGGTTGACCCTGGCTCAGATCTGGCTGCATGCAg CTGAGGTGTACATCAGCATGTCAAAACCTGCAGAGGCCTCAGCCTGCACACAGGAAGCAGCCAACCTCTTCCCTACATCCCATAACGTGCTGTACATGAGGGGGCAGATCGCCGAGCTGAGGGGTAACATAGATGAAGCTAAGCGCTGGTATGAGGAGGCCCTTTCCATTAACCCAACTCATGTCAAGACCATGCAGAGACTG GGTCTGATTCTCCACCAGCTGCAGCGCTACAGTTTGTCTGAAAAAGTCCTGAGGGATGCTGTGCAGGTCAAcag taCGGCTCACGATGTGTGGAACAGTCTGGGCGAGGTGTTGCAAGCTCAGGGAAATGCGGCAGCTGCCACTGAGTGTTTCCTCACCGCACTGGAGCTGGAGGCCAGCAGCCCCATCCTGCCCTTCACCATCATACCCAGAGCACTATGA